From a single Bacillus gobiensis genomic region:
- the dnaE gene encoding DNA polymerase III subunit alpha, with protein sequence MSFVHLQVQSGYSLLDSAASVKDLAKKAALLEFDSIALTDFHVMYGAVEFYKECKKHGLKPILGVTASVFSGTEQTPFPLVLLAKTNTGYQNLLKISSVLQSKSKEGLKEAWLKSYSKDIIALTPGEKGYIERLLLNGKEREAEEAAIHLNSIFGNNHFYLSLQPYKTNERLSDLIVDLSEKTRIPIVASGDVHYLEKKDRFAYTCLKAIKNGEKISDYHDVDEQLHLKSSVEMSELYRAYPHALENTVRISEVCHVDLSLGQTKLPAYPLPEGKSADGYLKELCLAGIDQRKLNHSRYMKRLEYELEIISGMAFSDYFLIVWDFMKHAHEQGIATGPGRGSAAGSLVSYVLNITDVDPIEHDLLFERFLNPERISMPDIDIDFPDNRRDEVIQYVKEKYGVSHVAQIITFGTLAAKAALRDVGRVMGISPKQSDELAKMIPARPGITLDKARSESDRLDRTLLDSPLYERIFSIAKTIEGLPRHASTHAAGVVLSKEPLTNVIPVQDGHEGVYLTQYSMEHLEDLGLLKMDFLGLRNLTLIESIKRLIEKDKRIEIDFSQVPKSDEKTFELLAKGDTTGVFQLESTGMRSVLKRLKPTGFEDIVAVNALYRPGPMENIPVFIDRKHGKQSVDYPHPKLKEILKDTYGVIVYQEQIMRIASEMAGFKLGEADLLRRAVSKKQKSILDKEREHFVNGCLKKGYAESVAHEVYDLIVKFANYGFNRSHAVAYSMIGFQLAYLKAHFPLNFMAGLLTSVIGNEEKISNYLLEAKDKGLELLGPSVNHSEYAFKVENGKIRYSLKAIKNVGVAAVKEVFQERKKGRFTDLFDFCFRLSQSALNRKMLESLVLSGAMDEFGQNRATLLASLDVALEHTALFGDQGNQLGLFQEEMFAIKPKYTVMEEFPVIDLLNFEKSVLGFYFSSHPISPYREKLSASGASEIADLHKKGFKKAKAGVLLSKMKVIRTKNGQSMAFLQLSDETGELEAVIFPDQLREYNHVLIEGALVLAEGRMEFRNEKRQLIVSKAYPIENLSADEHPSMYIKIEEHMHTNELLEKIKGVLIGNKGMTEVYIYYEKQKQTVKLHPMYNLNASHTALYRLKELVGDKNVIMKS encoded by the coding sequence ATGTCTTTCGTACACTTACAGGTGCAAAGCGGCTACAGCTTGCTTGACAGTGCCGCATCAGTTAAGGATTTGGCAAAAAAGGCTGCTTTGCTCGAGTTTGATTCGATTGCTTTAACAGATTTTCACGTCATGTATGGAGCAGTTGAATTTTACAAAGAATGCAAAAAACACGGGCTGAAACCCATTTTGGGAGTAACGGCTTCTGTCTTTAGCGGAACAGAACAAACCCCCTTTCCGTTGGTGCTGCTGGCGAAAACGAATACAGGTTATCAAAATCTGCTAAAAATCAGCAGCGTCCTTCAATCAAAATCAAAAGAAGGATTAAAAGAAGCATGGCTGAAAAGCTACAGCAAGGATATCATTGCGCTGACGCCTGGAGAAAAAGGATACATAGAACGTTTATTGCTGAACGGGAAAGAACGAGAAGCAGAGGAAGCGGCGATTCACCTAAATTCCATTTTCGGAAATAATCATTTTTATCTTTCTCTTCAGCCCTATAAAACGAATGAGCGATTGTCTGATTTGATTGTGGATTTATCGGAAAAAACCAGGATTCCCATTGTAGCTTCAGGGGATGTCCATTATCTCGAAAAAAAAGATCGTTTTGCATACACATGTTTGAAGGCGATAAAAAACGGCGAGAAAATTTCAGACTATCACGATGTGGACGAACAACTTCACCTCAAGTCATCTGTAGAAATGAGCGAGTTATATCGTGCATATCCACATGCTTTGGAAAATACCGTGCGCATCTCAGAAGTCTGCCATGTTGACTTATCATTAGGCCAGACGAAGCTCCCGGCCTATCCTTTACCTGAAGGAAAATCAGCGGACGGCTATTTAAAAGAGCTCTGTTTAGCCGGGATCGATCAGAGAAAGCTTAACCATTCCCGTTACATGAAACGATTGGAATACGAGCTCGAAATTATTAGTGGCATGGCTTTTAGCGATTACTTTTTAATCGTCTGGGATTTTATGAAGCATGCCCATGAGCAGGGGATTGCGACTGGTCCTGGAAGGGGTTCTGCTGCTGGATCTTTGGTGTCTTACGTACTTAATATTACCGACGTGGATCCGATTGAGCACGACCTGTTATTTGAACGGTTTTTAAACCCTGAGCGGATCAGCATGCCCGATATTGATATTGACTTCCCTGATAATCGAAGAGACGAAGTGATTCAGTATGTAAAGGAAAAATACGGAGTGAGTCACGTGGCACAAATTATTACGTTCGGAACGTTAGCGGCCAAAGCAGCGCTTAGAGATGTCGGCAGAGTGATGGGCATCAGCCCTAAGCAATCGGATGAGCTTGCCAAGATGATTCCTGCGAGACCTGGAATTACATTGGACAAAGCCAGAAGCGAATCGGATAGATTGGATCGGACATTATTGGACTCCCCCTTATATGAACGGATTTTCTCAATTGCAAAGACGATCGAGGGTCTTCCCCGTCACGCCTCTACCCATGCGGCGGGAGTTGTTCTCAGCAAGGAGCCTTTAACAAATGTAATTCCCGTTCAAGATGGCCATGAAGGGGTTTATCTTACACAGTACTCGATGGAGCATCTTGAGGATCTCGGCTTATTGAAAATGGATTTTTTAGGTTTGAGAAATCTCACTTTAATTGAGTCGATAAAAAGGCTGATTGAGAAAGATAAACGAATTGAAATTGATTTCTCACAGGTACCAAAATCGGATGAAAAAACGTTCGAGCTATTAGCAAAAGGGGATACAACAGGAGTGTTCCAGCTCGAATCGACGGGAATGAGAAGCGTGCTGAAAAGGCTGAAGCCCACCGGTTTTGAAGATATTGTCGCAGTGAATGCACTTTACCGGCCAGGACCAATGGAGAATATCCCGGTCTTTATTGATCGGAAGCACGGTAAGCAATCAGTCGATTATCCACATCCCAAGCTAAAGGAAATTTTAAAAGACACGTATGGTGTCATCGTATACCAGGAGCAGATTATGAGAATCGCTTCTGAAATGGCGGGCTTTAAACTGGGTGAAGCAGATCTGCTTAGGCGAGCGGTTTCAAAAAAACAAAAATCGATACTTGATAAAGAACGAGAGCATTTTGTAAACGGCTGCCTGAAAAAAGGCTATGCGGAGAGCGTTGCCCATGAAGTTTATGATTTAATCGTCAAATTTGCAAACTACGGATTTAACAGAAGCCACGCTGTTGCATATAGTATGATCGGATTTCAGCTTGCCTATTTAAAAGCACATTTCCCTTTAAATTTTATGGCAGGCCTTTTAACGAGCGTGATTGGAAATGAGGAAAAGATATCCAACTATCTATTAGAAGCGAAAGATAAGGGACTTGAGTTGCTGGGACCGTCTGTAAATCACAGCGAGTATGCATTTAAGGTCGAAAACGGAAAAATAAGATACAGCCTAAAAGCAATAAAAAACGTAGGGGTTGCGGCAGTAAAAGAAGTGTTTCAAGAGCGAAAAAAGGGGAGATTTACCGATCTTTTTGACTTTTGCTTCCGATTATCGCAATCTGCTTTGAATCGTAAAATGTTGGAATCCCTTGTACTTTCAGGTGCAATGGATGAATTTGGCCAAAACAGGGCAACCCTTCTGGCCTCCCTCGATGTAGCCCTGGAGCATACGGCCTTGTTTGGCGATCAAGGAAACCAGCTCGGCTTGTTTCAAGAGGAAATGTTTGCGATCAAGCCTAAATACACAGTGATGGAAGAGTTCCCTGTTATTGATTTGCTCAACTTTGAAAAGTCAGTTCTTGGCTTTTATTTTTCAAGCCATCCGATTTCCCCGTACCGCGAAAAGTTATCTGCTTCAGGCGCGAGTGAGATCGCTGATTTGCACAAGAAAGGATTCAAGAAAGCAAAAGCAGGTGTATTGTTAAGCAAAATGAAAGTCATCCGTACAAAAAACGGGCAATCTATGGCTTTTCTGCAGCTGAGTGACGAAACGGGAGAGCTTGAAGCCGTCATTTTTCCTGATCAACTTAGAGAGTACAATCATGTACTGATTGAAGGAGCTTTAGTCTTAGCAGAAGGAAGAATGGAATTTAGAAATGAAAAACGGCAGCTTATCGTGAGCAAAGCATATCCAATCGAAAACTTGTCGGCTGATGAACATCCTTCAATGTATATAAAAATTGAAGAGCATATGCATACGAATGAGTTATTGGAAAAGATCAAAGGCGTTTTAATAGGCAATAAAGGAATGACTGAAGTGTATATATACTATGAAAAACAAAAACAAACCGTAAAACTGCATCCAATGTACAATCTAAATGCGTCGCATACTGCATTATACCGATTAAAAGAGCTCGTCGGTGATAAAAATGTCATCATGAAATCGTAG
- a CDS encoding YtrH family sporulation protein, giving the protein MNESESFLPNFINCYFIALGVLLGGSFIGGIGAYLSGQPPLSVIDDLAKNLKIWALVAAIGGTFDAVHSFERGIFAGNTWDMFKQVLLIVSAMGGANTGQLIISWLTQEHISS; this is encoded by the coding sequence ATGAATGAGAGTGAATCGTTTCTCCCAAACTTTATTAACTGCTATTTTATCGCGTTAGGCGTGCTTTTAGGCGGCTCATTTATCGGCGGAATCGGAGCTTATTTATCCGGACAGCCTCCGCTAAGCGTCATTGACGATTTGGCAAAAAATTTGAAGATCTGGGCGCTCGTCGCAGCGATTGGCGGTACGTTTGATGCCGTCCACAGCTTTGAGCGGGGCATATTTGCCGGCAACACATGGGATATGTTTAAACAGGTTCTCTTAATCGTATCTGCAATGGGCGGTGCCAATACAGGACAGCTGATTATTTCATGGCTGACCCAGGAGCACATTTCTTCATGA